The following are encoded in a window of Candidatus Nitrosotalea sinensis genomic DNA:
- a CDS encoding ABC transporter ATP-binding protein, whose protein sequence is MTKLQAKNIVKHFDHNGNSVLALDGVNLNVEEGDFVCIVGPSGCGKSTFLNIVAGLEKPDSGEILLNGKPISTPGPDRTMVFQEGALFPWLKVIDNVEFGLKMAGIPTEERRQISQRYLDMMQLTKFADSYTYQLSTGMKQRVAIARALAMDPEILLMDEPFAALDSQTRDLLLVELQLIWERTKKTIIFVTHNISESVILGNKVEVFKNRPSKIKKEILIDYRRPRLAEDENLQKFYHQILDELRSEVMAKTKSDENG, encoded by the coding sequence ATGACCAAACTCCAGGCAAAAAACATTGTAAAACACTTTGATCATAACGGAAATTCTGTTCTTGCCCTGGATGGCGTCAACTTGAATGTAGAAGAAGGGGACTTTGTGTGCATTGTAGGACCATCAGGATGTGGCAAATCTACTTTTTTGAATATCGTAGCAGGACTTGAAAAGCCAGACTCGGGTGAAATTCTGCTTAACGGCAAGCCAATCTCAACACCAGGCCCTGACAGGACTATGGTATTCCAAGAAGGTGCACTGTTTCCGTGGCTTAAGGTGATTGATAATGTAGAGTTTGGACTAAAGATGGCAGGAATACCAACCGAGGAGCGAAGACAGATATCTCAAAGATATCTTGACATGATGCAGCTTACAAAATTTGCCGACTCGTATACGTATCAACTGTCCACTGGAATGAAGCAACGTGTTGCAATTGCGCGTGCACTTGCAATGGATCCAGAAATACTGTTGATGGATGAACCATTTGCAGCACTTGATTCTCAAACACGAGACTTGTTGTTAGTGGAACTGCAACTAATCTGGGAGAGGACAAAAAAGACAATCATATTTGTCACACACAATATTTCAGAATCTGTAATACTTGGAAACAAGGTAGAGGTATTCAAAAACAGACCGTCCAAGATAAAAAAAGAGATACTGATTGATTATCGAAGACCGCGACTTGCAGAAGACGAGAATCTGCAGAAATTTTACCACCAAATTCTTGATGAGCTACGAAGTGAAGTCATGGCAAAAACCAAGAGTGATGAAAATGGCTAG
- a CDS encoding methylenetetrahydrofolate reductase, with product MTIIYEINPPKVIEDTILSHDQLSGSVERLKQRALEIGKVCDGIHLTDSVLGVPRVSPITAGFFVRNSNNKIGVTASIRVRDRNITSITQTICDAILLNLNGVLVLKGDAPPQGPQDSGLVPSDIVRQFNEQGFSKRIDMYLSVSSQPNFEKMHKKIEAQPKGFITQVISSIDQVTRIVDHLKPQGFRVIPCILVSSEKNKKSAQMLNLDWSQYSKDIVSFVKQVEKTAGSVLLSSPNDFAVALNLLNQL from the coding sequence ATGACAATAATCTACGAGATAAACCCGCCAAAAGTAATTGAAGATACCATACTATCCCATGACCAATTGTCTGGCTCTGTTGAGAGACTAAAACAGAGGGCACTAGAAATTGGCAAGGTCTGCGATGGCATACACCTTACAGATTCAGTACTTGGAGTTCCTCGTGTATCCCCAATCACTGCAGGATTTTTTGTGCGAAATTCCAACAATAAAATTGGCGTTACTGCAAGCATTCGAGTCAGAGACAGAAACATTACATCAATAACGCAGACAATATGTGATGCAATTTTATTGAATCTAAATGGGGTCTTGGTTCTCAAGGGCGATGCCCCACCCCAGGGTCCTCAAGATTCAGGGCTTGTGCCAAGTGATATTGTAAGGCAGTTCAACGAGCAAGGATTTTCAAAAAGAATTGACATGTACTTGTCAGTATCAAGCCAGCCCAACTTTGAAAAGATGCACAAAAAGATAGAGGCCCAGCCAAAGGGGTTCATCACCCAGGTAATTAGTTCCATAGACCAAGTCACAAGAATAGTGGACCATCTAAAACCGCAAGGATTCAGAGTTATTCCATGTATCTTGGTGTCATCAGAGAAGAACAAAAAATCAGCCCAGATGCTAAACCTTGATTGGTCCCAATACAGCAAAGACATAGTATCGTTTGTCAAGCAGGTAGAAAAGACAGCAGGAAGCGTATTGCTTAGCTCTCCAAATGATTTTGCAGTAGCGCTAAACCTATTGAATCAACTCTAA
- a CDS encoding 50S ribosomal protein L39e produces MAAHKSTPRKNRLMKKIKQNKSVPAWIIVRTKRRVRTNPKKRQWRRTDVKVG; encoded by the coding sequence ATGGCTGCACACAAGTCAACTCCAAGAAAGAACAGGTTGATGAAGAAAATAAAACAGAACAAATCTGTACCAGCTTGGATAATTGTTAGGACAAAGCGTAGAGTGCGAACAAATCCTAAGAAGAGACAGTGGCGCAGAACGGATGTGAAGGTGGGATAA
- a CDS encoding 50S ribosomal protein L31e: protein MSTEATERIYTINLGKVLLSPNNQRAKRAINMIREFAIKHMKSENIKIEEEISHLVWARGIRHPPRKIRVKITKDDGNVIVSKYQEEKKAEETKSEKKSDDKKKSDKSKKEEKKVEEKKEDKKEKVEKKAEEKKESKTEEKPKKEEKKAEEKAVEEKKVKSEKKTKKE, encoded by the coding sequence ATGTCGACAGAAGCAACAGAGAGAATTTACACTATTAACCTTGGAAAGGTACTCTTGTCACCAAACAACCAGAGGGCAAAGAGGGCAATCAACATGATAAGAGAGTTTGCCATAAAGCACATGAAGTCTGAGAATATCAAGATTGAAGAAGAGATTAGTCACTTGGTATGGGCACGAGGAATAAGACATCCTCCAAGAAAGATTAGAGTCAAGATTACAAAAGATGACGGAAATGTCATTGTATCAAAATACCAAGAAGAGAAAAAGGCAGAAGAGACAAAATCTGAGAAAAAATCAGACGACAAGAAAAAGTCTGACAAGTCAAAAAAAGAAGAAAAGAAAGTAGAGGAAAAGAAGGAAGATAAGAAGGAAAAGGTAGAGAAAAAGGCAGAAGAAAAGAAAGAGTCCAAGACTGAAGAGAAACCAAAGAAGGAAGAAAAGAAGGCCGAAGAGAAAGCAGTAGAAGAAAAGAAAGTAAAGTCTGAGAAAAAGACAAAGAAAGAGTAA
- a CDS encoding homocysteine S-methyltransferase family protein: protein MKQKIVLFDGAMGTEIQKLNPKPEDFPDGKDGFNDGLSFTRPEWIKKIHRTYLQAGADCIETNTFGSNKLKLDEYGYGDKTLEFNKKIAQLAVDVTKEFTDKPRYVIGSMGPTGFLPSSNDPSLGQISLDEIRQAFEIQAEGLIAGGVDALLVETSQDILEVKLAIEGCHEAFEKTGKKIPIIANVTLDKYGKMLLGTTVQAAYTTVSEMGIDAFGLNCSTGPVEMVPSIQWLDEQGSLPLLVVPNAGMPENQGGKAVYKMEPKEMAHVMADFLVQYPHVRIIGGCCGTNPEHISQLRQIIDKNQAGNNR, encoded by the coding sequence ATGAAACAAAAGATTGTACTTTTTGATGGTGCAATGGGAACTGAAATCCAGAAACTAAACCCAAAGCCAGAAGACTTTCCAGATGGAAAGGATGGATTCAATGATGGTCTGTCCTTTACAAGACCCGAGTGGATAAAAAAAATTCACCGTACATATCTTCAAGCAGGTGCTGATTGTATTGAAACTAACACCTTTGGCTCTAACAAGCTAAAACTGGATGAATACGGTTATGGAGACAAGACGCTAGAGTTTAACAAAAAAATTGCCCAGCTTGCAGTTGATGTGACAAAAGAGTTTACTGATAAACCAAGATACGTGATTGGCTCTATGGGTCCTACTGGATTCTTACCAAGCTCAAATGATCCTTCGCTTGGGCAGATATCACTTGATGAAATACGTCAGGCATTTGAGATACAGGCAGAGGGATTGATTGCAGGCGGAGTTGATGCATTACTTGTTGAGACAAGCCAGGATATCCTTGAGGTAAAACTTGCAATAGAGGGGTGCCATGAGGCCTTTGAAAAGACTGGAAAAAAAATTCCAATAATTGCAAATGTCACACTTGACAAGTATGGCAAGATGCTTCTTGGTACCACTGTCCAAGCTGCATACACAACAGTATCTGAAATGGGAATTGATGCATTTGGATTGAACTGTTCCACAGGTCCTGTAGAGATGGTCCCAAGCATCCAGTGGCTTGACGAACAAGGATCGCTACCATTGCTTGTTGTGCCAAATGCTGGAATGCCTGAAAACCAGGGGGGAAAAGCAGTATACAAGATGGAGCCAAAAGAGATGGCTCACGTAATGGCTGACTTTTTGGTGCAATACCCACATGTTAGAATAATTGGTGGATGCTGCGGTACAAATCCTGAGCATATTTCGCAGTTACGCCAAATAATTGACAAAAATCAGGCAGGAAATAACCGCTAG
- a CDS encoding peptidase produces MIFGLVGVVIAVHPAFANVWIPDDEYSGFYDINGTYTVIGAVKNTQDVSIVPTITINIKDGSSVYSQNYTLSTVNSQKDIPFKIQIPEIKGKDATLDRPQVSYITTSHVNPDVDVIYDKTLKKHGDGHETGMILNNSTSPAYGIKIFAAIYGKDGKFLDVGKSIETISKIDPGQKVAFSMYPDPQHATSVSYYSCFVVSDNPTIQVTMTKDGKPYNFTYLTTGSVTDVQFNYDTRSITATVRYPFPDTGYVNFMFPEESESEKFSVLSDGKPAQFIQSKDPDGYWHVALTLGPKSVQHIAISGFGDPATAQASQKEDYRNYILIAIPIGAAAVIVMILKKRKD; encoded by the coding sequence ATGATTTTTGGATTGGTAGGAGTTGTTATTGCAGTCCATCCGGCATTTGCCAATGTGTGGATACCTGATGATGAGTATTCTGGATTTTATGACATCAATGGTACCTACACAGTAATTGGTGCGGTAAAAAATACCCAGGATGTATCCATTGTCCCAACTATAACAATAAACATCAAGGATGGCTCTAGCGTTTATTCACAAAACTATACTCTATCTACAGTAAATTCACAAAAAGATATTCCTTTCAAGATACAAATACCAGAGATCAAGGGAAAAGATGCAACACTTGACAGACCACAGGTCTCATACATAACAACAAGTCATGTCAACCCAGATGTTGATGTCATATACGACAAGACACTCAAAAAACACGGAGACGGCCATGAGACAGGCATGATACTAAACAACAGTACATCACCTGCATATGGAATCAAGATTTTTGCTGCCATATATGGGAAGGATGGCAAATTCTTGGATGTTGGAAAGAGCATCGAGACAATCTCCAAGATAGACCCTGGTCAGAAGGTTGCATTTTCCATGTATCCAGACCCGCAGCATGCAACATCTGTTAGTTATTACAGTTGTTTTGTAGTAAGTGACAATCCTACAATTCAAGTTACCATGACAAAAGATGGCAAGCCGTACAACTTTACATATCTTACAACAGGCTCTGTCACAGATGTCCAGTTTAACTATGACACCCGCAGTATCACTGCAACTGTGAGATACCCATTCCCTGATACAGGGTATGTGAATTTCATGTTCCCAGAAGAATCTGAATCTGAAAAGTTTTCAGTGCTCTCAGATGGCAAACCAGCCCAGTTCATACAAAGCAAGGACCCTGATGGCTATTGGCATGTTGCGTTGACGCTTGGCCCCAAATCTGTACAACATATTGCAATCTCCGGATTTGGAGACCCAGCAACAGCACAAGCATCACAGAAAGAAGATTACAGAAATTACATCTTGATTGCAATTCCGATTGGGGCAGCTGCTGTCATAGTTATGATTCTAAAAAAGAGAAAAGACTAG
- a CDS encoding ABC transporter substrate-binding protein has translation MNSGIKFAISGTIIAIVIALSAVSQPVQEKTMASSDSGNVLRIGYFPNINHAQAVIGVGNGDYQKTLGDIKLESQVFNAGPSAIEALFAKRIDVAYVGPNPAINGYIKSDGNGLKIIGGVSSGGAVFVVRNDAGIHSVHDLSGKKFASPQLGNTQDVALRSYVIKNGFKTTENGGNVTITPANSADIVTMMSKKELDGAWVPEPWGTILAKQTNSTILVDERDLWPNGKFATALIVARSDYLQNHPDVIQKLLQAHVQETLWINKNKADAINQFNTQVQKLTGKTMPNDVISEAFTRMDFTYDPIQSSVLKSADDAFNLRFLGEKKPDLSGIFDLSILNKVLQQQNLPTV, from the coding sequence TTGAACTCTGGAATCAAGTTTGCAATATCTGGTACAATAATTGCAATTGTAATTGCACTCAGTGCTGTTTCACAACCTGTGCAAGAAAAAACAATGGCTTCATCTGATTCGGGAAATGTTTTGCGAATTGGATACTTTCCAAACATCAACCACGCCCAAGCGGTAATTGGTGTAGGAAATGGAGACTATCAAAAAACTTTGGGCGATATTAAACTAGAATCACAGGTATTCAATGCAGGACCTTCTGCAATAGAGGCACTCTTTGCAAAAAGAATTGATGTTGCATATGTGGGCCCAAATCCTGCAATAAACGGATACATCAAAAGTGATGGAAACGGACTTAAGATAATTGGCGGCGTCTCAAGTGGAGGCGCAGTCTTTGTTGTGCGAAATGATGCAGGGATACATTCTGTCCATGACCTGTCTGGCAAAAAATTTGCCTCGCCACAGCTTGGAAACACTCAGGATGTAGCATTACGTTCCTATGTTATCAAAAATGGATTCAAGACAACAGAAAACGGAGGAAATGTAACCATAACTCCTGCAAACTCTGCTGACATTGTTACAATGATGTCAAAAAAAGAGCTTGATGGAGCATGGGTTCCAGAACCATGGGGAACAATACTTGCCAAACAGACAAACAGTACCATACTTGTAGATGAAAGAGACCTATGGCCTAATGGCAAGTTTGCAACTGCATTAATTGTTGCAAGATCTGATTACCTACAAAACCATCCTGACGTAATCCAAAAATTATTGCAGGCTCACGTGCAAGAAACTTTGTGGATAAACAAAAACAAGGCTGATGCAATAAACCAATTCAATACCCAGGTGCAAAAACTTACTGGCAAGACAATGCCTAATGATGTCATATCTGAAGCCTTTACTAGGATGGATTTCACCTATGATCCAATACAATCCTCGGTGCTAAAATCTGCAGATGATGCATTTAATCTTAGATTTTTAGGCGAGAAAAAACCAGACCTTTCAGGAATATTTGATCTGAGTATCTTGAACAAAGTTCTACAACAACAAAACTTGCCTACTGTCTAG
- a CDS encoding NUDIX hydrolase, whose translation MDTKELGKILSCPITTKVNATGRLAAVMIILFGKQPSVLMTERPKTMNHHAGEIAFPGGTWEKDDGDLLDTAIRETREELGIEMTRSMVIGNLKPVTTLNSGFTILPYVTILDVLPKITPNSEIASLLEIPLVPLLHTIEDDKDPAHKSIMEMYTFKFENHLIWGASARMLKQMHDKIL comes from the coding sequence TTGGATACAAAAGAACTAGGTAAGATCCTGTCTTGTCCTATTACAACAAAAGTAAATGCAACTGGAAGGCTTGCAGCTGTAATGATTATTCTGTTTGGAAAACAGCCTTCAGTCTTGATGACTGAAAGACCAAAAACCATGAATCATCATGCAGGTGAGATTGCGTTTCCAGGCGGAACCTGGGAAAAAGATGATGGCGACCTACTAGATACTGCAATCCGGGAAACTAGAGAAGAGCTTGGAATTGAGATGACACGCTCTATGGTTATTGGAAATCTAAAACCTGTTACAACACTAAATTCTGGTTTTACAATACTTCCGTATGTGACAATACTTGATGTTCTGCCAAAAATTACTCCAAACTCAGAGATTGCATCACTGCTTGAGATACCTCTTGTACCTTTGTTGCATACCATTGAAGATGACAAAGATCCTGCCCACAAGTCCATCATGGAGATGTACACCTTCAAGTTTGAGAACCACTTGATCTGGGGTGCATCTGCAAGGATGCTCAAGCAGATGCATGACAAGATCTTGTAA
- a CDS encoding cell division protein FtsZ — MEFQMKEPVLIIGLGGAGCKLALDIKGTLGHDCLLISHDARDLNHDVSKILINTSPILNPSAYLIRGVSFGARESIEEKISNYSTVLVVANLAGKSGAALAPVVSQIGKESGKSVLSFGIMPFKFEKDRIFFSGVSLKRLKANSDCTVIIDNDALLESNPDLTPVKCNEITNAALLHVVSTLKSSSSLPLETSILSTSKDMPSVETSLRDSIKMLYEDATPGNIKSALMYVVGGNKVPIGVLNSMVNTISGIFGDDSTRVSMSLTAGESSKVVLLTSIEGETRFDKYDPLGFIPKENVLDWDEPDASVKIDLVLDQIE, encoded by the coding sequence ATGGAATTTCAGATGAAAGAACCAGTTTTAATTATAGGCCTTGGCGGTGCAGGATGCAAACTAGCACTAGATATCAAAGGCACTCTTGGTCATGACTGCCTTTTGATAAGCCATGATGCGCGAGATTTGAATCATGATGTTTCAAAGATTTTAATCAATACCAGTCCTATCTTGAACCCTTCAGCATACTTGATCAGGGGCGTCTCATTTGGAGCAAGAGAATCCATTGAAGAAAAGATATCAAACTATTCCACGGTTCTAGTTGTAGCAAACCTTGCAGGCAAGTCTGGCGCAGCCCTTGCCCCAGTAGTATCTCAGATAGGCAAGGAATCAGGAAAAAGCGTGCTCTCCTTTGGAATAATGCCGTTCAAGTTTGAAAAAGACAGGATATTTTTCTCAGGGGTGTCTCTTAAGAGACTAAAGGCAAATTCAGATTGTACAGTCATAATAGATAATGATGCATTGCTTGAGAGCAATCCAGACCTTACACCAGTCAAGTGCAATGAGATAACAAATGCGGCATTGCTTCACGTAGTATCTACGTTAAAGAGCTCATCATCTTTGCCACTTGAAACAAGCATACTTTCAACAAGCAAAGACATGCCAAGTGTAGAGACATCACTTAGAGATTCAATCAAGATGCTCTACGAGGATGCAACACCTGGAAACATCAAGAGTGCACTAATGTACGTGGTAGGCGGAAACAAGGTTCCAATCGGAGTTTTAAATTCAATGGTAAACACAATCAGCGGCATATTTGGAGATGACAGTACACGCGTAAGCATGTCTCTTACTGCTGGGGAGAGCTCCAAGGTAGTGTTGTTGACATCAATTGAAGGTGAGACCCGCTTTGACAAGTACGACCCGTTGGGATTTATTCCAAAAGAAAATGTACTTGATTGGGATGAACCCGATGCAAGTGTAAAAATCGACCTTGTACTAGATCAAATAGAATAA
- a CDS encoding methionine synthase: MKIQRVSSALKAVDLLQNPPPLIIGERLNAQGSKKAKECVLNDNYEELVKLARDQIEDGAHCLDVCVATTERSDELEFMKKLVKMLSLEIDAPLVIDSTEPKVIAAALEQIPGKPIINSINLEGDGSRFHLLAPMMVKYGVPAVAMCIGPKGMAKTPQEKLETAELLVETGKKYGLTEEHFIFDVLTFTLATGEAEFLDAGKNTLEGIKLVKQKFPHSFTTLGLSNVSFGLAPRARKILNAVFLYHAVKYGLDTVIINPKDVIPYTEIDDKEKRLAEDLIFNKHQNALAEFIAHFESTKNTVQAAAKKVDVDPTWPAGKRANFRIVNRLKDGIENDVVSAIAEKITSKFDTSEKDGKLSINASKEATHQAAISTLNDDLLPAMKEVGDKFGSGELILPFVLKSAECMKASVAELEKYLLKEEGSSKGKLVLGTVYGDVHDIGKNLVKTIFENNGYTVYDLGKQVPMQKFLEKIEEVNADAIGLSALLVSTSKQMQFFVEHARKNNMKIPVLCGGAAINSNYINRVAKEGGVYSPGVFYCKTMFDGLKMMDKLVSPEREQFVSEWKKKIEDWKEPVFEKAEVPEFAHSGIVPVAPPVFSGINKVTRLEPGDIDLNEVWKYLNKKSLFVLSWGIRGQAAKETEKEHEILLEQWKKKILDEKLFEPRAVYGFFTCHDVDGNLVVDHPSGEKLSFDFPRSSKQKHLCLTDYFGKDDIVAFQAVTVGTKASDIIEEWNKQDKYTDAYYLHGLAVETAEAMAEWINNKIREELGIGPKRGLRYSWGYPSCPDVSQHHIVWKLLEPQKSGMTLTEAGQIIPEQSTAAIVVHHPEAEYFVL; this comes from the coding sequence TTGAAAATTCAGCGAGTAAGCTCTGCACTAAAGGCAGTAGATCTTTTGCAAAATCCGCCGCCATTGATTATAGGTGAGAGACTAAATGCACAAGGGTCCAAGAAGGCAAAAGAATGTGTCTTAAATGACAACTATGAGGAGCTCGTAAAACTTGCAAGGGACCAAATTGAAGATGGAGCACACTGCCTTGATGTCTGTGTTGCAACAACAGAGCGCTCAGATGAACTGGAATTTATGAAAAAACTTGTAAAAATGCTTAGCCTTGAGATTGATGCTCCACTTGTAATTGACTCCACAGAACCAAAGGTTATTGCAGCAGCACTTGAGCAAATACCTGGCAAGCCAATAATTAATTCGATAAATCTTGAAGGTGACGGCAGCAGATTCCATCTGCTTGCACCCATGATGGTAAAGTATGGAGTTCCTGCAGTTGCCATGTGTATAGGGCCAAAGGGGATGGCCAAGACTCCGCAGGAAAAATTAGAGACTGCCGAGCTGCTTGTGGAAACAGGAAAAAAGTATGGCCTGACAGAAGAGCATTTCATATTTGATGTACTTACATTTACCCTTGCAACAGGTGAGGCAGAATTTTTAGATGCTGGGAAAAATACGTTAGAGGGAATAAAACTTGTCAAGCAGAAATTCCCACATTCGTTTACCACGCTTGGCTTGAGCAATGTTAGCTTTGGTCTTGCGCCACGGGCACGAAAGATACTCAATGCAGTATTTTTGTATCATGCTGTAAAATATGGTCTTGACACTGTAATCATCAACCCAAAAGATGTCATACCATACACTGAGATAGATGACAAGGAAAAAAGACTTGCAGAGGATTTGATATTTAACAAGCACCAAAATGCGCTTGCAGAATTCATTGCACACTTTGAGAGTACCAAAAATACGGTACAGGCTGCTGCAAAAAAAGTAGATGTAGACCCAACATGGCCTGCTGGAAAGAGGGCAAACTTTAGGATTGTAAATAGGCTCAAAGATGGGATAGAAAACGATGTTGTATCTGCAATTGCAGAAAAGATAACTTCAAAATTTGATACATCAGAAAAGGATGGAAAATTATCAATTAATGCTTCAAAGGAGGCAACACACCAAGCTGCCATATCTACTCTAAATGATGACTTGCTTCCTGCAATGAAAGAAGTAGGTGACAAGTTTGGCTCAGGTGAGTTGATTCTCCCATTTGTTCTCAAATCTGCAGAGTGCATGAAGGCATCTGTTGCAGAGCTTGAAAAGTATCTCCTAAAAGAAGAGGGCTCTAGCAAAGGAAAACTAGTCCTTGGAACTGTATATGGTGACGTACATGATATTGGAAAAAATCTTGTAAAAACAATCTTTGAGAATAACGGCTATACAGTATATGATCTTGGAAAACAAGTTCCGATGCAAAAGTTTCTTGAAAAAATTGAAGAGGTAAATGCTGATGCTATTGGGTTATCAGCTCTTTTAGTGTCAACATCAAAGCAGATGCAATTTTTTGTAGAACATGCAAGAAAAAACAACATGAAGATTCCTGTTTTGTGTGGTGGTGCTGCAATAAATTCAAACTATATCAACCGGGTTGCAAAAGAAGGCGGAGTCTATTCTCCTGGGGTATTTTATTGCAAAACCATGTTTGATGGATTAAAAATGATGGACAAATTGGTATCTCCTGAACGAGAGCAATTTGTATCAGAGTGGAAAAAGAAAATTGAGGACTGGAAAGAGCCGGTGTTTGAAAAAGCAGAGGTGCCAGAGTTTGCACACAGCGGAATTGTACCTGTAGCACCTCCTGTATTTTCTGGAATCAATAAAGTAACAAGGCTAGAGCCTGGAGATATTGACCTAAACGAGGTCTGGAAGTATCTCAACAAGAAATCTCTTTTTGTGTTGTCATGGGGAATAAGAGGGCAGGCAGCAAAAGAGACAGAAAAAGAGCATGAAATCTTGCTTGAACAGTGGAAGAAAAAAATTCTTGATGAAAAATTATTTGAGCCAAGGGCAGTCTATGGATTTTTTACGTGTCACGATGTGGATGGAAATCTTGTGGTGGACCATCCAAGCGGAGAAAAGTTGTCATTTGATTTTCCACGCTCTTCAAAGCAAAAACATCTGTGCCTTACTGATTACTTTGGAAAAGATGACATTGTTGCATTCCAGGCAGTAACTGTTGGAACAAAAGCATCTGATATCATAGAAGAGTGGAACAAGCAAGACAAGTACACTGATGCATACTATTTGCATGGACTAGCAGTAGAGACTGCAGAAGCAATGGCAGAGTGGATTAACAACAAGATTAGAGAGGAATTAGGTATAGGCCCAAAGAGGGGACTGCGATACAGTTGGGGATATCCAAGCTGCCCTGATGTCTCACAGCATCACATTGTGTGGAAACTATTAGAGCCTCAAAAGTCTGGCATGACACTAACAGAGGCAGGACAAATCATTCCAGAACAGTCCACTGCTGCAATCGTGGTACATCATCCGGAAGCAGAATACTTTGTTCTGTGA
- a CDS encoding ABC transporter permease yields MASIVKSHNLEDAANAALMIAAFVGVWQLVFMLGIFPKISLPSPAMVATTYAKLVLNGTLPQGVGVTLARLLGSFAVSIILGTLIGFAMIKFKGFGKTLNSFSAGLLSFPSIAWVPFSILLIGFDEFGIMFVVVMSSIFSIMISTYSSIRNIPSIYIDAAKNMGAYGLLLFRHVTIPAATPSLIIGLRQAWSFAWHAIIGAEILMSIVGLGHILSVGREFLDMSQVIASMITIFTIGLLVDRFLLQKLEGNIRNKWGLDHHR; encoded by the coding sequence ATGGCTAGTATTGTAAAATCTCATAATCTTGAGGATGCTGCAAACGCTGCACTGATGATTGCAGCATTTGTTGGGGTATGGCAACTTGTATTCATGTTGGGTATATTTCCAAAGATATCGCTTCCATCACCTGCAATGGTTGCAACAACATATGCAAAACTTGTGCTAAATGGTACGCTGCCTCAAGGCGTTGGTGTGACACTTGCAAGACTTCTTGGGTCTTTTGCAGTATCTATCATACTTGGTACCTTGATTGGGTTTGCAATGATAAAATTCAAAGGATTTGGAAAAACATTAAACTCTTTTTCTGCAGGACTGTTGTCATTTCCAAGTATTGCATGGGTACCATTTTCCATACTGTTGATAGGATTTGACGAGTTTGGAATAATGTTTGTAGTTGTGATGAGCTCGATTTTTTCAATAATGATATCGACATACAGCAGCATCAGAAATATTCCATCCATCTACATTGATGCGGCAAAGAACATGGGCGCATACGGACTGTTGTTGTTCAGACATGTTACCATTCCTGCTGCTACTCCATCCTTGATAATTGGTCTAAGACAGGCGTGGTCATTTGCATGGCACGCAATAATTGGTGCTGAGATACTAATGTCAATTGTAGGCCTTGGTCACATACTCTCGGTTGGAAGAGAGTTTCTTGACATGAGTCAAGTAATTGCAAGCATGATTACGATATTTACAATAGGACTTCTTGTGGACAGATTTTTGCTCCAAAAACTAGAAGGCAACATCAGAAACAAATGGGGACTAGATCATCACAGATGA